From a region of the Solanum stenotomum isolate F172 chromosome 2, ASM1918654v1, whole genome shotgun sequence genome:
- the LOC125854566 gene encoding V-type proton ATPase subunit G 1, which yields MESSRGGQNGIQLLLAAEQEAQRIVNVARTAKQARLKQAKEEAEKEIAEFRAYMEAEFQRKLEQTSGDSGANVKRLEIETNEKIEHLKTEASRVSADVVQMLLRHVTTVKN from the exons ATGGAATCTAGCAGGGGTGGCCAGAATGGAATTCAACTCCTTTTAGCTGCTGAGCAGGAAGCCCAACGCATCGTCAATGTTGCCAGGACTG CTAAACAAGCTAGATTGAAGCAGGCCAAGGAGGAAGCTGAGAAGGAGATAGCTGAATTCCGTGCTTACATGGAGGCTGAATTTCAGAGAAAGCTTGAACAG ACTAGTGGTGACTCAGGTGCTAATGTCAAACGTCTTGAGATTGAAACTAATGAAAAGATCGAACACCTGAAAACTGAAGCGTCAAGAGTCTCTGCTGATGTTGTCCAAATGCTTCTGAGGCACGTAACCACAGTGAAGAACTAA